One part of the Quercus lobata isolate SW786 chromosome 7, ValleyOak3.0 Primary Assembly, whole genome shotgun sequence genome encodes these proteins:
- the LOC115953559 gene encoding cationic peroxidase 1-like: MAPLFSVPSVLTTIIKSCLLFSLIVGMVSAQLSSTFYAKSCPNALSTIKSAIDSAISSEARMGASLIRLHFHDCFVNGCDASVLLDKTATEPGEKNVGPNPSLRGYEVIDTIKSQLENLCPGVVSCADILAVAARDSAVALSAPSWSWTVDLGRRDSATASSAAVTGNIPLPTLDLSGLISAFSKKGFTAKEMVALSGIHSVGQASCRNFRTRIYNETNIDSSYATSLKSVCPSTGGDNNLAPLDLTTPTTFDNAYYTNLINKKGLLHSDQQLFSGGSTDSIVTTYSNNVGNLITDFANAMVKMGRLSPLTGTSGQIRKNCRKAN; encoded by the exons ATGGCTCCATTATTCTCTGTCCCATCAGTTCTCACTACCATAATTAAGTCCTGCCTGCTATTTTCACTTATTGTGGGTATGGTTTCTGCTCAGTTATCCTCAACTTTCTATGCAAAATCATGCCCTAATGCCCTTTCCACCATTAAATCTGCTATAGACTCTGCAATATCAAGTGAGGCACGAATGGGAGCATCCTTGATTCGCCTGCACTTTCATGACTGCTTTGTTAAT GGATGTGATGCATCCGTACTCTTGGACAAAACAGCAACTGAACCAGGAGAGAAAAATGTTGGTCCAAATCCTTCACTAAGGGGATATGAAGTAATCGACACTATCAAATCTCAATTGGAGAATTTGTGCCCCGGTGTTGTATCTTGTGCAGATATCTTAGCCGTTGCTGCAAGAGATTCAGCTGTTGCT TTGAGTGCACCTAGTTGGTCTTGGACTGTTGATTTGGGAAGAAGAGACTCTGCCACAGCAAGTTCTGCTGCTGTTACTGGCAACATCCCGCTTCCAACATTAGATCTTAGTGGCCTTATCAGtgcattctcaaaaaaaggtTTCACTGCTAAAGAAATGGTGGCTTTATCAG GAATTCACTCTGTCGGCCAAGCAAGTTGCAGAAACTTCCGAACCAGGATTTACAACGAAACCAACATAGATTCCTCATATGCAACTTCATTGAAATCAGTTTGTCCAAGCACTGGCGGTGACAACAATCTTGCCCCTCTAGATTTAACTACTCCAACAACCTTTGACAATGCTTACTACACGAATTTGATAAACAAAAAGGGTCTCTTACACTCGGATCAGCAACTCTTTAGCGGAGGTTCCACTGATTCCATAGTTACCACTTACAGCAACAATGTGGGAAACCTCATAACAGACTTTGCCAATGCAATGGTGAAGATGGGAAGACTCAGTCCACTCACAGGCACAAGCGGCCAAATAAGGAAAAATTGCAGGAAAGCCAACTGA